The stretch of DNA TGCCGGGGCTGTCGTGTGAATGGACACGTCCCGGGCGTTCGCAGGAATGCTCTTCAGGCTCCTGGCTTCTGGGGTGTCCCCGGTCACGATGAACCGTTCTGCTGAAATGCGGCGTCCGCTTTCGACGGCGTAGCCGTGTTCGATGTGCCGAGCCTGCCTGGGCATTAGTTCGATCTCCTTGCCGCTGTCCAGCCGAACTTTCAGGCTGCCCCTGTCGTCGATCCGGGTGACGGTTGCAAAATCTCCTGCCCGGACGTTCAGCTCTTTGTCATTCCGAGTGATGCGGATTCGCTCGCCTTGAGAGATGGGCTGCTGCTCGGGGCGGTAGACCTTGGAATCGTTGGTCGCGGTCTTCAAGCGGGATGGGCTGTAGGTAACAAGATCATCCTGGCCCGTCCTGACGATGATGAGGTTGCGGCGGGAATCTACCGCTTCAACGGTAGCTTCAGTTTTCGGGAGAAGACCGTGCTTTGGACTTCCCTTGCCGTACTGGATCACGTCTCCGGGTTTGTAATCCGCCGCTCTGCCTTCCTGCCTGAAATGCTGCTCCTGTAATACAGTCCGAACTTCCTTGTTCGGCGCGAGTCGGCCCGCCTGCTGCAGCTCGGCTCGGACCTGGGCAGTGATGGCCGCTCGATCCGATTGTTTTTCTGAGAGAACAACTGTTCTGTCTCGCGTAGCGGCATACTCTTTTGCGACTGCGGAGATCCGTTCCGAGGGCTGGGCGTGCTGGTGGACCTTCCCTTGGCTTTTGAGCTTATCTATAGATACGTCCGTTTTCCCAGCTCGGAATCCTTCCACGGCCTTGCGCAACTCACTCTTTACCTCGGCACGTGGAATCTCGATGGCGGCGGTCTTCGAAATATCGACGGAAAGCCGCTTGCCCAGAGAATCGGCGTCGTTCGTGTAGATGCGTGCGTCCTGGGAAGCACGCGATACAGCGACATAAGCGAGCCTGGTATTCACCAGCGAGCGGGCTGTTCCGGTGTCGAAGTTTGCCAGAACGCGGTCCTGGGTCAATCCCTGCGAGCTGTGCGACGTTACGGCGTAGCCGTGGTCGAACTGCCGCAGCTTGGCAGGATCGAAGGTGACGGTGCGCTCGCCTTTGCCGTCCATCCGGACGGTCATCTGGCCCGGCGCAGCGGAGACGACGGTCGCGAGGTCGCGGTTTCGAATGTCGAGCGTTTTGGCATTCGTGGTGAACTGAATTCGATCGCCTGCGGCGAACTCGCGGGTGCTTTCCCGGTAGGCGTTGACGCCTCGCAGACGCTTCGGATCGTAGCTGACGATCTTCCCGTTCTCCAGCTCCACCGTGAGCCGATTCGCAGCGGTATCAATGCTGCGGACAATAGCGAAGCTGTCTTTGACGATGCCTTCGGCCTTGCTGCCGGTGGTGTACTGGAGAATGTTTCCGAGTTCGTAGCGAGCGGCCCAGGTGCGCTCCGCGCCGGTCATATCGTTACGGTTCGTGAGAGTGCGGAACGTCTCGGCGTTGCCGGAAAGGACGCCTTTCTCCTTCAGTTCCACCCGCACCGCCTCGTTCAACAGCTGACGGCTTTTGTTATCCGGGGAGACGATGATGGTGCTTTCCGGCTTGCTAGCGTAGTCGCGGGCTATGGCCTGAATGCGTTCCGGTCCGTTTGGAATTTCTGTGACCCGGCCTTGCTCGCGAAGCAATGCGATGCCGCGTTCGGTCTCATTCCGTGCGAGATGTTCGACCGCCCGCAACAGCTCGGGGTCCTTCTGCCGCACGATCTGGTCAAGCTGCGAGGTTCGCATTCCAGCGTCCTGCATCTGCTGGAAAGGGCGGCCTGCCTCTACGCCCTGGTGCTGGCGTATGTCTCCAATGACGACGATGTGATCGTTCGGTCCTACCTTGTCGAGGAACTGCCGCATCTGTTTCGAACTGGCCAGACTCGACTCGTCGAGTAGGTAAAGATGCCGCGCGTCGGGGTCCATTGCCGTTTTACGCTGGAGGAAACTTTGCAGCGTGTTGGCCTCGATTCCCGCGTCGCGGAGCTGGCCGCTGGCCTTCGACGTGGGCGCGAAACCTTCTACCCTGTACCCGCTCTTTTCCGCGCCCTCGCGGATGGTTTCGAGGGCGGTCGTCTTCCCTGTTCCAGCCAAACCCTGCAAGCCATGAACCCGGTCCCGCGTCGTCAGAATGTCCTCTACGACGCGCCGTTGGGAGTCGTTTAGAAAGCCGCGAGCGTTCGCCTGCTCTTCGGCCATCGCTGCGGTTGTGATGGAAGAAACAGTGTTCTTTCCCTGGAGTACGTGGTTGATGTTCGCCCGTTCCTGAGCGATGGTTTCGGGTGTGGTGAAGCGGCCAGCGGACGCGTACTTGGGTGCCTCGACAGAGCGGAACTCACCGGCTCTCTGCCTGGTCTGGAACTCTGCTCGAACCTCGGCGGCGGTCACGTCGCCCATTCCCCGACGAAGCGCATCCCGCAGAATGACCCGCTCGTCGGCAACGGCCTCGCGCTCAAAGGCGTGGGCTTTCGCGTATGTGACGGCCTCCCTCGCCTGGTTGGACTGCTCCGGGGTGACAGCATTCTCCCTGGTGCGGCTCCGGGCCGCGTTGATGACAGTTTCGTGCTGGTTGCCGAACGTGGCGGCAAGATCGCGGTGCGCGGCGAGTACCTGGGCAGAGGTCAACTCCTGCTTGGCTTCACGGGTGGCATGAGCGGCAATCTGGGCGGCTCCCGGCCCGGTGAAGCCGGCCTTTTCCATGTGCTCCCTGATCTGTGCGGACCGGGGGCTGGACGCCTCCAGGTACTCGGCAGAGTAGCCCTTGATCTCCGGTGCGCCGCTCTTCCCTGCCTCCATTTCGTAGCCAAGGTTCTTGAGCCTTTGGAAGAGTTCGGCCTGGTAGACGGCCGTCACATAGTTCTGGCTCTCAAAGAAAGCCTTCTCCTGCAAAGCTCGCGTCGATCCGTCCGCACGTTCGGTCACGTTGAAGATGACGGCGTGGGTGTGGAGCTGTGGGGCGGCGTACCCGTCTACCGGTCGGGCTGTGTCATGTTCGAAGGTAGCGGCGACGAACTTCCCGGTCGTCTCGGCAGGATTGTTGCCGCCGATCCGGGCTTGGGTAAACCGCTCCAGCTCGGCAAGCGCAACGCCAACGGCCTCGCGGTGAGCCTCTCGAACTCGCTCATCCCCGCCCACCAGAGCGGTCAGGGAAACCGACTTGGAAGGGGCGAACTGAGCATCCCATCCGGCTCGGTGCTCGACCGCTTTCGTAGTCGAACCGTCCAGGTTTTTGTACTCCTGGGCCTCCCTGTGTCTTACCAACTGCTCACCGGTTTCCGGGTGCTGCCCTTCTGCAAGCCGGTTGAAGGCGAGCGAGCTGACCTCGCCCGAAAGTCCAAGCGAAGCCGCCAGCTCACCTCTCCATTCGCCCCTCACTTCCTCGCCTTGCTGGTAGTAGCTCTGGGTCGAGGAAGCGTAGTCGAGCTTGTGGTACGTGGCGGCTTGTCCGGCGTTGAGCGCAGATGAAAGTGTGAGCATTTGAGCGGGGTCGTCCCTCTACATCTGGATGAAGTGGTGCTGATTTGACGGCTTTTCCGGTCCGGCTTTCGGAGGGTCCAGCTCCCTTGAAAGACACTCTTCCTGAAGGATTTCTGCTTCCAGTTCCGGCTCCGGCTGGGCCTCCTTCTGCTCAGTCTTCTTGCGTGATTTCCGGCTCTTCCTGTGCTCGGTAGCCTCCGTGCCCACCTCTCCTCCTGGGGCCGGTGCTACCGTCTCGGCGGCTTCCGTCACCACGGTTTCTGCCTCCTCGGGAGGCTCTTCAAAGCCAGCGGTCGGGGTTGCTGGTGCCTCCGCCGCAGCCGCATGTTTGGAGGCGGCTCCGGGCTTTGGAGGGCGCGGTTTCAGCGTGTCGGGGTCGAAGCTCAGCTCCCCTTCCGCGCCGGTGCGACTGACAAAACCGGGGCTCACTTTCGGCAGGCTGATGTAGTTGAAGTTGAACTGCGCGACGTTGTTTCCGTGCTTCAGGTAGGCGTGTAGATCGTCCAGTCCGGCAATCTGGGACTCCATGACGAGCGGCTCGATCTGCCGGTCAAGGGAGTAGTTCCGGCCCTGCTTTGCCCCGTCGTGTTTCGTCTCCTTGACGCGTTCGATCTCGACGTAGCCAATGGCTTTGGAGATCCACTGCGCTGCGTTGGGTTCCGCCGTCTTCATGAAGAGTTTGGTGGCCGGTTGGGACACCATTACCTCGGCCAGCTTGTCGCCGTAGATGGCCTGGAGCTGTGCCCTTCCCTGGAAGCCAAGCACCATCGGGTTCTTCGATTTGCGAGCCTCAGTGAGGGCAGTATGGAGCTGCGGGAGTCGCTGCAGGCTTGCCAGCTCGTCGATCACAAACCAGACTTTCCTTTGGTTCGGGGCGGGTTCATTCATCAGCCGCATCACCAGCAAGTCAATCCAAAGGGAGTGCAGCGGACGGAGTGTGTTGCGCTCGGTCGGACGTGACGTAATGAACACCCAACCCTTGCGAGTTTTCGACCAGGAGCGGGCATTCCACTCACCGTTCGCCTCCTTCTTTGTTGGTAGAAGCCGGAATGATTTTGCCACGATTCCGAGTGAAGAAAGTACACCAGCCCGCTGTGGCCCGGCGTTCCGGTCGATGTAGAACGCCATCTCCGTTCCTTCCACCTTTGCGAGTAGTTCGTCATCGCTGGCGAGCCAGTCTGCGAGCTGATGAGGGGTTGGTCCGTACTTCAGAAGGTGGGCGAAAATCTGCGCTGGCGTCTGATGAAAGAACTCGTCTTTACCCTCGCCCGTCGGCTGATACAGAGAGGAAGCAACGGCGTCTGCCTCGGCGTTGGACTCAATTTCCTGGGCTGGACCCCAGTAAGGGCAGCGAGCGTCCAAGGGGTTCAGAATGATGTCGCCGCGCTCCGCGTCGAAGAATTTCTGGACGTATTCGGTCGCGGGATCGTAGACCACCGCAGAGTCTCCGCGCTCCGCTACCTGCATGAGGAGCTGGGTAATCAGCTGAGTTTTACCCACGCCGGTATCGCCCATCATGAGGAAGTGCTGCGCTTCTTTCCGGGCCGGAATCCGAATCTTTTCCTCCATGTCAACCGAGTTGAATCCGATGCCGTCGCCCTTCTGCTTGCGCACGAACTCCTCGGGCTTCATGAGGACGGGTCCGCGTAAGAGGCGACCGTATTTCATCTGCCGGAATCGCTTCATTTCCGCTGGAATGCTCAGGGCGAGCAGGGCCACGAGCGAGAGTGCCGCCCATCCCAAACTCACCGCGTAAGAGCCTATGAAAGTGTCCCCTTCGAAGATCGCGCCGCGAAGCCAGCGGCTCATTGCCACGTCGGTAAACGTCTCTGGCTTACCGGTGTAGAAGCCCCGGTATCCCTGAGAAAGTGGGAGAGCGGAGAGCTGGACCGGCAGGCGGTGACCGTCCGGGAATACTGTTTCGCCGTCTTCGAAATCGACCGGCAACGCTCGTCGCGGCTGCACCTTCGGGCCTCCAAGATAGACGAGCTGGTAGTTCCCGTGCGCCTTGAAAAGTGCTCCTGCGGAGCTGCGCAGGTAGGCCCCGCTGTAGGCTTTTTCGAGCGGCGTCGTGCCGAATCGCAGGTGCTCCCAGCCGAACAACAACGTTAGAAGCAAAGCGAGACCAAGCGCGAAATACGAATAGATCGGAACGTGCGGCGGGAAAACCAGTGTCTCTTTACGGCCCCATGCGTTATCCGGCATTTACTGCTCCTTCTGATCGTGGCGGTACTGTTCCGTCACCTGACTGGTGACGCTTCGTTTCTCTGCGCGAACGTGGTCAAGCAGGGCGCGGAACTGCTCGTCGGTATAGTCCTCTCCAAGCGCAATTGGTCTCAGAAGATTCACCAGAAACATGCGAAGGCCGATGAGTTCCGTAAGCAGAATGTCGTCCTTCGGGCGACGTGCGGCGGCTAAAAGCTCCTCACGACCCCACTCACCAAGTGCCTTGCCGTGATGCTTCGCTACTGCCTCCAACTCGGCTAATTCGTCGGGCGTGAGCTTCACATTTGCGCCGCATCTTCTCGCGAGTCGTCCCTTGGAGCGGCGCAAGCGAGAGTCGAGGTCGGAGACCTGCATTGCATGTAGTTCGGACATTCAAAGCCTCCTTTTACAAAGGGTTCTAACTGCAACCCGCAGGGTTCTTGTTAGAACCCGGAATGTCCTAAGCTGTACATTCCAGACATGTTGCCGGACGGTAACTTCTCCGGTGCTCTACACCACCCTGGAAGGGATGGAGTGTCATCCTTCCCCATGTGCGCAGCACATTTCGGTTTTCAGGGTGGGTAGAGGCTGCGGTTGCTGTTCCTGCGAGGGCGATTGCTGCGGGCTACTTGGAGCCCACAGCATGAGGAATCGCACCGTTCGTCGCACCATTGCCAGCGCCATTGTTCTTGCTAGCGATGGTTGCGGCGGGCTTCTTGATGCGAAGGGCGGCAGGAGTCTCGCCGCCCTGATGCTGCGTGAGGTATTGCTGAAAGTCCTTGTCCTTGGTAAACACATACTCAAGGGCCTGGTTCACCACATCGTCAGCGGATGCCTTCGCGAAATGTGCGTACTGGTCAACCCGCTTCGCGGTTGACTCTTCAAGTCTTACGGTGGTCTCTACCTTCTTCGAAGCCTGGATGCTGAGCAATGGCATGGTGAGTTCTCCTCTTCAAAACTGGTTAGGCTGCGTGGCTGGAGTCAGACGCGGAATAGATCACGTCGTGGTCATACGTTTGGGTGTTCTGGTCGTAGCCGCGAACATGAATCAGTTCGCGGACCCGGCGCTTTCCATCGGGTGCTCGCTCGCAGTACAGGGCGAAGTCGATAGCTGAAGCCGTCTCAGAACGCATGAAGGAATGATTGAGGTTTGGCCTTGCACTCAGAGCAAGGTTGGCAAGCCGTCCGAGTGCGTCAAGGGCACTGCTCGCGTGGATGGTGGAGAGCGTTCCACCATGGCCGGTGTTCATGGCTTGCAACAGGTCGTAGCCGCACTCATTGCGAATCTCGCCCATGATGATGCGGTCGGGCCGGTGCCGTAGAGCAGCAGCCAGCAGTTCGCTTGGGGTCACTGCAACCTGGCCGGGAATCGCATCGACTGCCTCCCACTGCACGGCGTTTGGGTGGGCAATCCGCAGCTCGGATGGCTGCTCAATCACGCATAGCCGCTCGGTCATAGGAATGTGGTCTAGCAGCGCTTTCATCAAGGTCGTCTTGCCGCTGCCGGTTCCACCCGCGATGATGCCGTTCTTTCTCTGCATCACCAGTCCTACAACGAAGTCCCGAACCTTCTCCGGGAGACTACCGGACGCCACAAGCTGATCGCTGGTGAACCACTGGTTGAACTTGCGGATGGTCAGCGAAGGTCCGTCCTTTGAAGCTGGCGGGCCTACCACCGCGACGCGCGAACCATCGGGCAGCCGGGTGTTGAGGATCGGGTTCTGACTCGTCAGATCCTGTCCGAGAACACGCGCAACCCTCTCGATGGCAGCGGTGAGACGCTCATTGGTGTACGGGTCGGAAAGCTCGATCTTCTCGACCTTTCCTGCACGGTCGGCGAACACGCCTCTGGTGCCGTTCACCATCAGGTCAGAGATCGTCGGGTCTAAAAGGAGTGCCTAAATCTCCTTTGGAAAGTACGGCAGAATGAGGTCGTAGCTCACTGCTGGCCTCCACTCTGGGCAGCCATGGACGGCGCGGCTTGGACACCTGAACCGGTTCCTGGAATGATCGGTCTTCCTGGTGAGGCCGGGACGAAAGCCGA from Granulicella tundricola MP5ACTX9 encodes:
- the mobF gene encoding MobF family relaxase; protein product: MLTLSSALNAGQAATYHKLDYASSTQSYYQQGEEVRGEWRGELAASLGLSGEVSSLAFNRLAEGQHPETGEQLVRHREAQEYKNLDGSTTKAVEHRAGWDAQFAPSKSVSLTALVGGDERVREAHREAVGVALAELERFTQARIGGNNPAETTGKFVAATFEHDTARPVDGYAAPQLHTHAVIFNVTERADGSTRALQEKAFFESQNYVTAVYQAELFQRLKNLGYEMEAGKSGAPEIKGYSAEYLEASSPRSAQIREHMEKAGFTGPGAAQIAAHATREAKQELTSAQVLAAHRDLAATFGNQHETVINAARSRTRENAVTPEQSNQAREAVTYAKAHAFEREAVADERVILRDALRRGMGDVTAAEVRAEFQTRQRAGEFRSVEAPKYASAGRFTTPETIAQERANINHVLQGKNTVSSITTAAMAEEQANARGFLNDSQRRVVEDILTTRDRVHGLQGLAGTGKTTALETIREGAEKSGYRVEGFAPTSKASGQLRDAGIEANTLQSFLQRKTAMDPDARHLYLLDESSLASSKQMRQFLDKVGPNDHIVVIGDIRQHQGVEAGRPFQQMQDAGMRTSQLDQIVRQKDPELLRAVEHLARNETERGIALLREQGRVTEIPNGPERIQAIARDYASKPESTIIVSPDNKSRQLLNEAVRVELKEKGVLSGNAETFRTLTNRNDMTGAERTWAARYELGNILQYTTGSKAEGIVKDSFAIVRSIDTAANRLTVELENGKIVSYDPKRLRGVNAYRESTREFAAGDRIQFTTNAKTLDIRNRDLATVVSAAPGQMTVRMDGKGERTVTFDPAKLRQFDHGYAVTSHSSQGLTQDRVLANFDTGTARSLVNTRLAYVAVSRASQDARIYTNDADSLGKRLSVDISKTAAIEIPRAEVKSELRKAVEGFRAGKTDVSIDKLKSQGKVHQHAQPSERISAVAKEYAATRDRTVVLSEKQSDRAAITAQVRAELQQAGRLAPNKEVRTVLQEQHFRQEGRAADYKPGDVIQYGKGSPKHGLLPKTEATVEAVDSRRNLIIVRTGQDDLVTYSPSRLKTATNDSKVYRPEQQPISQGERIRITRNDKELNVRAGDFATVTRIDDRGSLKVRLDSGKEIELMPRQARHIEHGYAVESGRRISAERFIVTGDTPEARSLKSIPANARDVSIHTTAPAVQQQKAPEREKTPQQEQGQKPPQREIQRGYGIGLSL
- a CDS encoding type IV secretion system DNA-binding domain-containing protein; amino-acid sequence: MPDNAWGRKETLVFPPHVPIYSYFALGLALLLTLLFGWEHLRFGTTPLEKAYSGAYLRSSAGALFKAHGNYQLVYLGGPKVQPRRALPVDFEDGETVFPDGHRLPVQLSALPLSQGYRGFYTGKPETFTDVAMSRWLRGAIFEGDTFIGSYAVSLGWAALSLVALLALSIPAEMKRFRQMKYGRLLRGPVLMKPEEFVRKQKGDGIGFNSVDMEEKIRIPARKEAQHFLMMGDTGVGKTQLITQLLMQVAERGDSAVVYDPATEYVQKFFDAERGDIILNPLDARCPYWGPAQEIESNAEADAVASSLYQPTGEGKDEFFHQTPAQIFAHLLKYGPTPHQLADWLASDDELLAKVEGTEMAFYIDRNAGPQRAGVLSSLGIVAKSFRLLPTKKEANGEWNARSWSKTRKGWVFITSRPTERNTLRPLHSLWIDLLVMRLMNEPAPNQRKVWFVIDELASLQRLPQLHTALTEARKSKNPMVLGFQGRAQLQAIYGDKLAEVMVSQPATKLFMKTAEPNAAQWISKAIGYVEIERVKETKHDGAKQGRNYSLDRQIEPLVMESQIAGLDDLHAYLKHGNNVAQFNFNYISLPKVSPGFVSRTGAEGELSFDPDTLKPRPPKPGAASKHAAAAEAPATPTAGFEEPPEEAETVVTEAAETVAPAPGGEVGTEATEHRKSRKSRKKTEQKEAQPEPELEAEILQEECLSRELDPPKAGPEKPSNQHHFIQM